The nucleotide window ATGCCAGAGAACGCGAAGTTGGTGGCTGCGACCTGCCCGAGGCCGAGCACGAGCCCGCCGCAGGCCCCCGAGACGACCATCGTGGCGATGAGCCTCTTGTCGCGCAGGATGACGCTTGCGCCCGTGACTAGCAAGTCAGAGACGCCTGGGTACATGATGGCAGCCCCGAGGGTCGCGGCGACGTAGGGGTTGCACTTGAAGTGCTTGCCGGCGGTGAAGGCAAGCAGGATCGGGAAGAAGTAGATCAGGGCGTAGAAGATCGCGTAGAACGTCATATAGGTCAGGCTGTCGGGGGCGACGACGCCCATGTTGGCGAGCAGGCCGATGATGCCGGAGGCAATGCCGCCCGTTGCGAGCACGGGGATGTAGGGTGCGTAGACGTCGGACATCATGCGGGTGAAGCGGTCGAAGAGACCGATCCTTGCGGCGCTAGGGTCGCCTATGGCCTCGGACTCCCTGATGCCACGCTCCTTGAGCTCGGGAAGCTCGACGAGCTGCCTGAACACGTCGTCCACCCGGTTGCCAACGAGCACCTGGAAGGTGCCGGCGGCCGACTGGGTGCCGATGACGCCCCGCAGCGCCTGGAGGGCGCCCCTGTCGGCCTTGGTCTCGTCCCTGAGGGTGAACCTCAGCCTGGTCGCGCAGTGGATGACGTTGACGACATTGTCGGCACCGCCGACTCCCTCGATGATCGCGCGGTTGAGCTCCGTGTAGTCCTCCATGACTCTCCTTCCCTGCCTTCCTCTAGATGTTCAGTGCGAAGGTGTGTCCCTCGAAGTTTGCGTTCATGATGCTCGAGGGCCTCACGCAATCTCCGATGGTCGCTGTGTCGGGGACGATGCCGTGGAACCTTTCCACCAGGTCCGTTTGGGGGGCGAGGCCAACGGAGACGATCATGTGGTCGTATGCAGCCTTCTGCCTCCTGCCAGCGTCATCTGCGTACTCGACGTGCTCTGCTGAGACCTTGGTGCAGCTGTTGCCCAGTGCCGCTTTGATGTTGGGGTGCAACTCGAACTTCTGGCGCAGCGCCTCCCGGTAGAGGGCGTTGGCATTGCCGGCCAAGGCATGGGCCATCTCGATGACGAGCACCTGTCGGCCCCTCTCGGCAAGCTCGAGGGCCAGCTCGCAGCCAATCGAGCCGCCGCCGAGGATGACGATGCGTCCCTCGAGCTCGTCGGCGCGCATGATGACC belongs to Olsenella uli DSM 7084 and includes:
- a CDS encoding PTS transporter subunit EIIB, which translates into the protein MEDYTELNRAIIEGVGGADNVVNVIHCATRLRFTLRDETKADRGALQALRGVIGTQSAAGTFQVLVGNRVDDVFRQLVELPELKERGIRESEAIGDPSAARIGLFDRFTRMMSDVYAPYIPVLATGGIASGIIGLLANMGVVAPDSLTYMTFYAIFYALIYFFPILLAFTAGKHFKCNPYVAATLGAAIMYPGVSDLLVTGASVILRDKRLIATMVVSGACGGLVLGLGQVAATNFAFSGILSFGAWLGAKNFPMYCLGIAISLVASFASTAILLKSGGIRDFG